Proteins encoded by one window of Sandaracinaceae bacterium:
- a CDS encoding alpha/beta hydrolase, protein MAEPLANTSSDSFSPRGRPSTRDCLLVLLPGIGDGPDDFERNGFLRDVAAQASHCEVVLVDAHLMFYLSQTMTERIAVDVLHQARRHGYRSVWLVGISLGGYGAILTARAHPDLVDGVVPDRA, encoded by the coding sequence ATGGCAGAGCCGCTCGCCAACACGTCCTCCGACAGCTTCTCGCCCCGCGGGCGTCCCTCGACGCGCGACTGCCTCCTGGTGTTGCTGCCTGGCATTGGGGACGGGCCCGACGACTTCGAGCGGAACGGCTTTCTCCGTGACGTGGCAGCTCAGGCGTCCCACTGCGAGGTGGTGCTCGTGGACGCGCACCTCATGTTCTACCTGTCCCAGACCATGACCGAACGCATCGCTGTCGACGTGCTCCACCAGGCGCGGCGGCACGGGTACCGCTCTGTCTGGCTGGTGGGCATCTCGCTGGGCGGCTATGGAGCGATCCTGACGGCACGGGCGCACCCGGACCTCGTCGACGGCGTGGTGCCGGATCGCGCCTAG